One Manihot esculenta cultivar AM560-2 chromosome 6, M.esculenta_v8, whole genome shotgun sequence DNA segment encodes these proteins:
- the LOC110616671 gene encoding RNA polymerase II C-terminal domain phosphatase-like 4 isoform X3: MSLMTDSPVHSSSSDDFAAFLDAELDSKSSDSSPNEEGAKNEFDSDSSDSSLNEEAENDSDSKSKRIKGSRVETLENVEDPKESTSNITHRIKRSRVEAWENIEDPKGSMSNGSLEQNLVASSSKETCLHPGSFGDMCILCGQKLNLETGVTFGYIHKGLRLGNDEIMRLRKTDMKNLLRHKKLYLVLDLDHTLLNSTQLMHMTSEEEYLKSQIDSLQDVSNGSLFMLDFMHMMTKLRPFVRTFLKEASQMFEMYIYTMGDRAYALEMAKLLDPRREYFNARVISRDDGTQRNQKGLDIVLGQESAVLILDDTETAWSKHKDNLILMERYHFFASSCHQFGFNCKSLSELKSDESDSDGALASVLKVLRKIHHMFFDELVDNLDGRDVREVLKTVRKDVLKGCKIVFSRVFPTQFQADNHHLWKTAEQLGATCFRELDPSVTHVVSQEAGTEKSRWALKNNKFLVHPRWIEAANYLWQRQPEENFRVNQPKN; the protein is encoded by the exons ATGAGTCTGATGACTGATTCTCCAGTACACTCCTCTAGTAGCGATGACTTTGCAGCTTTTCTTGATGCGGAGTTGGATTCTAAATCTTCAGACTCATCACCGAATGAAGAAGGAGCTAAGAATGAATTTGATTCTGATTCTTCAGACTCATCACTGAATGAAGAAGCTGAGAATGATTCTGACTCTAAAAGCAAGAG GATAAAAGGGTCTAGAGTGGAGACATTGGAGAACGTAGAAGATCCTAAAGAATCAACGTCTAATATAACACACAGGATAAAAAGGTCTAGAGTGGAGGCATGGGAGAACATAGAAGATCCTAAAGGATCAATGTCTAATGGATCCCTAGAGCAAAACTTAG TAGCATCGTCAAGTAAAGAGACCTGCTTGCATCCAGGTTCTTTTGGAGACATGTGTATACTCTGTGGACAAAAGTTGAACCTGGAAACTGGTGTCACATTTGGATACATACATAAG GGATTAAGGCTTGGCAATGATGAAATTATGCGGTTACGTAAAACAGATATGAAGAATTTGTTACGCCACAAAAAGCTTTATTTAGTTCTTGATTTAGACCATACTTTGCTTAATTCTACTCAGCTTATGCATATGACTTCAGAGGAGGAATATTTGAAGAGTCAAATAGATTCTCTACAAG ATGTTTCAAATGGTAGCCTCTTCATGTTGGACTTCATGCACATGATGACCAAGTTAAGGCCCTTTGTACGCACATTTCTGAAGGAAGCCAGTCAAATGTTTGAAATGTACATATACACTatgggtgatagagcatatGCACTGGAAATGGCCAAGTTGCTTGACCCTAGAAGAGAGTACTTCAATGCTAGAGTTATTTCACGTGATGATGGAACTCAAAGAAATCAAAAAGGTCTTGATATTGTGTTGGGGCAAGAAAGTGCTGTTCTGATCCTTGATGATACAGAAACT gcATGGTCAAAGCACAAAGACAATTTGATATTGATGGAAAGATACCATTTTTTTGCTTCAAGTTGTCACCAATTTGGCTTCAATTGTAAATCTCTTTCGGAGCTAAAGAGTGATGAGAGTGACTCTGATGGAGCACTCGCATCTGTTCTTAAAGTGTTGAGGAAAATTCACCATATGTTCTTTGAT GAGCTGGTGGACAATCTTGATGGCAGAGATGTGAGAGAG GTTTTGAAAACAGTTCGCAAGGATGTGCTGAAGGGATGTAAAATTGTCTTTAGCAGAGTTTTTCCTACCCAATTTCAGGCTGATAATCACCACCTCTGGAAGACGGCTGAGCAATTGGGAGCCACGTGCTTCAGAGAACTCGACCCATCAGTTACACATGTGGTCTCCCAAGAAGCCGGGACCGAGAAGTCTCGTTGGGCTCTGAAGAACAATAAGTTTTTGGTCCATCCACGGTGGATAGAGGCTGCAAATTATTTATGGCAAAGACAGCCTGAGGAGAATTTCCGTGTCAACCAAccaaaaaattaa
- the LOC110616671 gene encoding RNA polymerase II C-terminal domain phosphatase-like 4 isoform X4 has product MSAETAGSPVGDNPSLSPVGDISFDGNSLQMSLMTDSPVHSSSSDDFAAFLDAELDSKSSDSSPNEEGAKNEFDSDSSDSSLNEEAENDSDSKSKRIKGSRVETLENVEDPKESTSNITHRIKRSRVEAWENIEDPKGSMSNGSLEQNLVASSSKETCLHPGSFGDMCILCGQKLNLETGVTFGYIHKGLRLGNDEIMRLRKTDMKNLLRHKKLYLVLDLDHTLLNSTQLMHMTSEEEYLKSQIDSLQDVSNGSLFMLDFMHMMTKLRPFVRTFLKEASQMFEMYIYTMGDRAYALEMAKLLDPRREYFNARVISRDDGTQRNQKGLDIVLGQESAVLILDDTETELVDNLDGRDVREVLKTVRKDVLKGCKIVFSRVFPTQFQADNHHLWKTAEQLGATCFRELDPSVTHVVSQEAGTEKSRWALKNNKFLVHPRWIEAANYLWQRQPEENFRVNQPKN; this is encoded by the exons ATGAGTCTGATGACTGATTCTCCAGTACACTCCTCTAGTAGCGATGACTTTGCAGCTTTTCTTGATGCGGAGTTGGATTCTAAATCTTCAGACTCATCACCGAATGAAGAAGGAGCTAAGAATGAATTTGATTCTGATTCTTCAGACTCATCACTGAATGAAGAAGCTGAGAATGATTCTGACTCTAAAAGCAAGAG GATAAAAGGGTCTAGAGTGGAGACATTGGAGAACGTAGAAGATCCTAAAGAATCAACGTCTAATATAACACACAGGATAAAAAGGTCTAGAGTGGAGGCATGGGAGAACATAGAAGATCCTAAAGGATCAATGTCTAATGGATCCCTAGAGCAAAACTTAG TAGCATCGTCAAGTAAAGAGACCTGCTTGCATCCAGGTTCTTTTGGAGACATGTGTATACTCTGTGGACAAAAGTTGAACCTGGAAACTGGTGTCACATTTGGATACATACATAAG GGATTAAGGCTTGGCAATGATGAAATTATGCGGTTACGTAAAACAGATATGAAGAATTTGTTACGCCACAAAAAGCTTTATTTAGTTCTTGATTTAGACCATACTTTGCTTAATTCTACTCAGCTTATGCATATGACTTCAGAGGAGGAATATTTGAAGAGTCAAATAGATTCTCTACAAG ATGTTTCAAATGGTAGCCTCTTCATGTTGGACTTCATGCACATGATGACCAAGTTAAGGCCCTTTGTACGCACATTTCTGAAGGAAGCCAGTCAAATGTTTGAAATGTACATATACACTatgggtgatagagcatatGCACTGGAAATGGCCAAGTTGCTTGACCCTAGAAGAGAGTACTTCAATGCTAGAGTTATTTCACGTGATGATGGAACTCAAAGAAATCAAAAAGGTCTTGATATTGTGTTGGGGCAAGAAAGTGCTGTTCTGATCCTTGATGATACAGAAACT GAGCTGGTGGACAATCTTGATGGCAGAGATGTGAGAGAG GTTTTGAAAACAGTTCGCAAGGATGTGCTGAAGGGATGTAAAATTGTCTTTAGCAGAGTTTTTCCTACCCAATTTCAGGCTGATAATCACCACCTCTGGAAGACGGCTGAGCAATTGGGAGCCACGTGCTTCAGAGAACTCGACCCATCAGTTACACATGTGGTCTCCCAAGAAGCCGGGACCGAGAAGTCTCGTTGGGCTCTGAAGAACAATAAGTTTTTGGTCCATCCACGGTGGATAGAGGCTGCAAATTATTTATGGCAAAGACAGCCTGAGGAGAATTTCCGTGTCAACCAAccaaaaaattaa
- the LOC110616671 gene encoding RNA polymerase II C-terminal domain phosphatase-like 4 isoform X2: MSAETAGSPVGDNPSLSPVGDISFDGNSLQMSLMTDSPVHSSSSDDFAAFLDAELDSKSSDSSPNEEGAKNEFDSDSSDSSLNEEAENDSDSKSKRIKGSRVETLENVEDPKESTSNITHRIKRSRVEAWENIEDPKGSMSNGSLEQNLASSSKETCLHPGSFGDMCILCGQKLNLETGVTFGYIHKGLRLGNDEIMRLRKTDMKNLLRHKKLYLVLDLDHTLLNSTQLMHMTSEEEYLKSQIDSLQDVSNGSLFMLDFMHMMTKLRPFVRTFLKEASQMFEMYIYTMGDRAYALEMAKLLDPRREYFNARVISRDDGTQRNQKGLDIVLGQESAVLILDDTETAWSKHKDNLILMERYHFFASSCHQFGFNCKSLSELKSDESDSDGALASVLKVLRKIHHMFFDELVDNLDGRDVREVLKTVRKDVLKGCKIVFSRVFPTQFQADNHHLWKTAEQLGATCFRELDPSVTHVVSQEAGTEKSRWALKNNKFLVHPRWIEAANYLWQRQPEENFRVNQPKN, from the exons ATGAGTCTGATGACTGATTCTCCAGTACACTCCTCTAGTAGCGATGACTTTGCAGCTTTTCTTGATGCGGAGTTGGATTCTAAATCTTCAGACTCATCACCGAATGAAGAAGGAGCTAAGAATGAATTTGATTCTGATTCTTCAGACTCATCACTGAATGAAGAAGCTGAGAATGATTCTGACTCTAAAAGCAAGAG GATAAAAGGGTCTAGAGTGGAGACATTGGAGAACGTAGAAGATCCTAAAGAATCAACGTCTAATATAACACACAGGATAAAAAGGTCTAGAGTGGAGGCATGGGAGAACATAGAAGATCCTAAAGGATCAATGTCTAATGGATCCCTAGAGCAAAACTTAG CATCGTCAAGTAAAGAGACCTGCTTGCATCCAGGTTCTTTTGGAGACATGTGTATACTCTGTGGACAAAAGTTGAACCTGGAAACTGGTGTCACATTTGGATACATACATAAG GGATTAAGGCTTGGCAATGATGAAATTATGCGGTTACGTAAAACAGATATGAAGAATTTGTTACGCCACAAAAAGCTTTATTTAGTTCTTGATTTAGACCATACTTTGCTTAATTCTACTCAGCTTATGCATATGACTTCAGAGGAGGAATATTTGAAGAGTCAAATAGATTCTCTACAAG ATGTTTCAAATGGTAGCCTCTTCATGTTGGACTTCATGCACATGATGACCAAGTTAAGGCCCTTTGTACGCACATTTCTGAAGGAAGCCAGTCAAATGTTTGAAATGTACATATACACTatgggtgatagagcatatGCACTGGAAATGGCCAAGTTGCTTGACCCTAGAAGAGAGTACTTCAATGCTAGAGTTATTTCACGTGATGATGGAACTCAAAGAAATCAAAAAGGTCTTGATATTGTGTTGGGGCAAGAAAGTGCTGTTCTGATCCTTGATGATACAGAAACT gcATGGTCAAAGCACAAAGACAATTTGATATTGATGGAAAGATACCATTTTTTTGCTTCAAGTTGTCACCAATTTGGCTTCAATTGTAAATCTCTTTCGGAGCTAAAGAGTGATGAGAGTGACTCTGATGGAGCACTCGCATCTGTTCTTAAAGTGTTGAGGAAAATTCACCATATGTTCTTTGAT GAGCTGGTGGACAATCTTGATGGCAGAGATGTGAGAGAG GTTTTGAAAACAGTTCGCAAGGATGTGCTGAAGGGATGTAAAATTGTCTTTAGCAGAGTTTTTCCTACCCAATTTCAGGCTGATAATCACCACCTCTGGAAGACGGCTGAGCAATTGGGAGCCACGTGCTTCAGAGAACTCGACCCATCAGTTACACATGTGGTCTCCCAAGAAGCCGGGACCGAGAAGTCTCGTTGGGCTCTGAAGAACAATAAGTTTTTGGTCCATCCACGGTGGATAGAGGCTGCAAATTATTTATGGCAAAGACAGCCTGAGGAGAATTTCCGTGTCAACCAAccaaaaaattaa
- the LOC110616671 gene encoding RNA polymerase II C-terminal domain phosphatase-like 4 isoform X1: MSAETAGSPVGDNPSLSPVGDISFDGNSLQMSLMTDSPVHSSSSDDFAAFLDAELDSKSSDSSPNEEGAKNEFDSDSSDSSLNEEAENDSDSKSKRIKGSRVETLENVEDPKESTSNITHRIKRSRVEAWENIEDPKGSMSNGSLEQNLVASSSKETCLHPGSFGDMCILCGQKLNLETGVTFGYIHKGLRLGNDEIMRLRKTDMKNLLRHKKLYLVLDLDHTLLNSTQLMHMTSEEEYLKSQIDSLQDVSNGSLFMLDFMHMMTKLRPFVRTFLKEASQMFEMYIYTMGDRAYALEMAKLLDPRREYFNARVISRDDGTQRNQKGLDIVLGQESAVLILDDTETAWSKHKDNLILMERYHFFASSCHQFGFNCKSLSELKSDESDSDGALASVLKVLRKIHHMFFDELVDNLDGRDVREVLKTVRKDVLKGCKIVFSRVFPTQFQADNHHLWKTAEQLGATCFRELDPSVTHVVSQEAGTEKSRWALKNNKFLVHPRWIEAANYLWQRQPEENFRVNQPKN; this comes from the exons ATGAGTCTGATGACTGATTCTCCAGTACACTCCTCTAGTAGCGATGACTTTGCAGCTTTTCTTGATGCGGAGTTGGATTCTAAATCTTCAGACTCATCACCGAATGAAGAAGGAGCTAAGAATGAATTTGATTCTGATTCTTCAGACTCATCACTGAATGAAGAAGCTGAGAATGATTCTGACTCTAAAAGCAAGAG GATAAAAGGGTCTAGAGTGGAGACATTGGAGAACGTAGAAGATCCTAAAGAATCAACGTCTAATATAACACACAGGATAAAAAGGTCTAGAGTGGAGGCATGGGAGAACATAGAAGATCCTAAAGGATCAATGTCTAATGGATCCCTAGAGCAAAACTTAG TAGCATCGTCAAGTAAAGAGACCTGCTTGCATCCAGGTTCTTTTGGAGACATGTGTATACTCTGTGGACAAAAGTTGAACCTGGAAACTGGTGTCACATTTGGATACATACATAAG GGATTAAGGCTTGGCAATGATGAAATTATGCGGTTACGTAAAACAGATATGAAGAATTTGTTACGCCACAAAAAGCTTTATTTAGTTCTTGATTTAGACCATACTTTGCTTAATTCTACTCAGCTTATGCATATGACTTCAGAGGAGGAATATTTGAAGAGTCAAATAGATTCTCTACAAG ATGTTTCAAATGGTAGCCTCTTCATGTTGGACTTCATGCACATGATGACCAAGTTAAGGCCCTTTGTACGCACATTTCTGAAGGAAGCCAGTCAAATGTTTGAAATGTACATATACACTatgggtgatagagcatatGCACTGGAAATGGCCAAGTTGCTTGACCCTAGAAGAGAGTACTTCAATGCTAGAGTTATTTCACGTGATGATGGAACTCAAAGAAATCAAAAAGGTCTTGATATTGTGTTGGGGCAAGAAAGTGCTGTTCTGATCCTTGATGATACAGAAACT gcATGGTCAAAGCACAAAGACAATTTGATATTGATGGAAAGATACCATTTTTTTGCTTCAAGTTGTCACCAATTTGGCTTCAATTGTAAATCTCTTTCGGAGCTAAAGAGTGATGAGAGTGACTCTGATGGAGCACTCGCATCTGTTCTTAAAGTGTTGAGGAAAATTCACCATATGTTCTTTGAT GAGCTGGTGGACAATCTTGATGGCAGAGATGTGAGAGAG GTTTTGAAAACAGTTCGCAAGGATGTGCTGAAGGGATGTAAAATTGTCTTTAGCAGAGTTTTTCCTACCCAATTTCAGGCTGATAATCACCACCTCTGGAAGACGGCTGAGCAATTGGGAGCCACGTGCTTCAGAGAACTCGACCCATCAGTTACACATGTGGTCTCCCAAGAAGCCGGGACCGAGAAGTCTCGTTGGGCTCTGAAGAACAATAAGTTTTTGGTCCATCCACGGTGGATAGAGGCTGCAAATTATTTATGGCAAAGACAGCCTGAGGAGAATTTCCGTGTCAACCAAccaaaaaattaa
- the LOC110616671 gene encoding RNA polymerase II C-terminal domain phosphatase-like 4 isoform X5, which produces MKKLRMILTLKARVASSSKETCLHPGSFGDMCILCGQKLNLETGVTFGYIHKGLRLGNDEIMRLRKTDMKNLLRHKKLYLVLDLDHTLLNSTQLMHMTSEEEYLKSQIDSLQDVSNGSLFMLDFMHMMTKLRPFVRTFLKEASQMFEMYIYTMGDRAYALEMAKLLDPRREYFNARVISRDDGTQRNQKGLDIVLGQESAVLILDDTETAWSKHKDNLILMERYHFFASSCHQFGFNCKSLSELKSDESDSDGALASVLKVLRKIHHMFFDELVDNLDGRDVREVLKTVRKDVLKGCKIVFSRVFPTQFQADNHHLWKTAEQLGATCFRELDPSVTHVVSQEAGTEKSRWALKNNKFLVHPRWIEAANYLWQRQPEENFRVNQPKN; this is translated from the exons ATGAAGAAGCTGAGAATGATTCTGACTCTAAAAGCAAGAG TAGCATCGTCAAGTAAAGAGACCTGCTTGCATCCAGGTTCTTTTGGAGACATGTGTATACTCTGTGGACAAAAGTTGAACCTGGAAACTGGTGTCACATTTGGATACATACATAAG GGATTAAGGCTTGGCAATGATGAAATTATGCGGTTACGTAAAACAGATATGAAGAATTTGTTACGCCACAAAAAGCTTTATTTAGTTCTTGATTTAGACCATACTTTGCTTAATTCTACTCAGCTTATGCATATGACTTCAGAGGAGGAATATTTGAAGAGTCAAATAGATTCTCTACAAG ATGTTTCAAATGGTAGCCTCTTCATGTTGGACTTCATGCACATGATGACCAAGTTAAGGCCCTTTGTACGCACATTTCTGAAGGAAGCCAGTCAAATGTTTGAAATGTACATATACACTatgggtgatagagcatatGCACTGGAAATGGCCAAGTTGCTTGACCCTAGAAGAGAGTACTTCAATGCTAGAGTTATTTCACGTGATGATGGAACTCAAAGAAATCAAAAAGGTCTTGATATTGTGTTGGGGCAAGAAAGTGCTGTTCTGATCCTTGATGATACAGAAACT gcATGGTCAAAGCACAAAGACAATTTGATATTGATGGAAAGATACCATTTTTTTGCTTCAAGTTGTCACCAATTTGGCTTCAATTGTAAATCTCTTTCGGAGCTAAAGAGTGATGAGAGTGACTCTGATGGAGCACTCGCATCTGTTCTTAAAGTGTTGAGGAAAATTCACCATATGTTCTTTGAT GAGCTGGTGGACAATCTTGATGGCAGAGATGTGAGAGAG GTTTTGAAAACAGTTCGCAAGGATGTGCTGAAGGGATGTAAAATTGTCTTTAGCAGAGTTTTTCCTACCCAATTTCAGGCTGATAATCACCACCTCTGGAAGACGGCTGAGCAATTGGGAGCCACGTGCTTCAGAGAACTCGACCCATCAGTTACACATGTGGTCTCCCAAGAAGCCGGGACCGAGAAGTCTCGTTGGGCTCTGAAGAACAATAAGTTTTTGGTCCATCCACGGTGGATAGAGGCTGCAAATTATTTATGGCAAAGACAGCCTGAGGAGAATTTCCGTGTCAACCAAccaaaaaattaa